CGTACCTGTCTGCTGTTTATCGTGATGCAATGGAGGTGCTTATTGTCTTTGTGCATACTCTATTGGAATTCGTATTGGATTGTTTTACCACAGGGTCTAAGAGACAAAAGACACAGTCATTTAAGTTAACACACAATGAAACAGATTTGTACGTTATTACAATAACCGCATAcagtagggtgaccatattttcatttccaagaaGACATTCGGCACGGCCTCGAGATACTTAAagagaaagtcaaccttaaacatttcttgacaatatgttgtatgtgacttcacaagtctaaacatgacattcggatgaatatttgtagattttttatttttttttatatacatccatttaactgtttttatccatctcggggggcattttgccacttgctgtcaactgaagatgacatcacagttgctccgcaacgaccaatcacagttcacctgttttctgaagctgcgctgtgattggttgtcacctgagacctgagcaacattgatgtcatcttcagtcgacagcaaatggcaaaatggccgcgctctgaaattaataaaaatggctTGTGGGGCTTGTAAAGTGGGGCTTgtccccaaataaaaaataaaaaatgtgatcaacttcccctttaaatgatactcaaagtttactcaaagaACTTGGGAGCAGTCCGCAGTCTACCAGTTGCGGTAACATGGTGATTCTGCCTAccacacacacaatgaaaaccatacaatttcatgaatttataacaCCCGTCCAGACGCCCGGAAAGGATGTCTAAAAGTGGACATGTCCGgacaaaagaggacatttgaAATGTTCTGCATGTTACCACATAGTCTGATTAACCTCTAGAAAATGCTACTAACAGAAATAAGGGTGCTTCATGGCCTCCAGTGCAGTTAGTCTTTGCTGGTGGTCATAGCGAAGGAGCTTATCCAGCAGATCAAGAGCCTCAGGGCTCACCAGGTGTTGATTCTCAGACTGGATGAACTGCTCCCAAGGCTTCCGTGTTTGCCTGAACACACAAAGTGCTTAACATTATGATGGCAATATGGCTGTTGAAGCTGAAGGAGAAATATAGAACATATAACTAACTATCCTGTAGGGCTAGCAGTAGTGTTGTAGTTCACAGATCTGATTGTGGGGCAGCTCCCTAACTAGCTCACATGGTGctcctgctagggagctagttcgctagcatcaatggcagtTTGTCGTCAGTCAGCAAGGATAGATTCCAATACCTGCCGTGACCCTCAAAAGCATAAATGGtgtaggaaatggatggatgaaaattcGATGGATGGACAACCATCACGGTCCTTATTCACAATCTCCGTAGAAGCTCgtccaatccaatccaatccaacTTAATTATaaagcacttaaaaaataacacagtcaaccaaagtgctgtacagaaatccaagaaaaacaacaacaatgaaacgAGGGCACAAAGACCAAACAAAGCTCCAGCTCACAAAAAATGTGAGCAAAAACATAAATGTTGTATGATAGTTTTGTTCAgtgtacaatgacaataaatctaACAAATGAGAATCATGCCAACACTTACTGTCCCAGCAGGTCTTTGAAGTGAGTGTCCAATTCTATGTGGTACTTGTGCAGATAGCCAAAAAGTTCGTCAGTACCAAGAACTTTAGCAATGCGAAccaactgaaaaacagaatttaagtgttggaatttttaagTTGACTTTTACCTACATTTCCTATTACTGCTTATGATCATTTACAgtcgcaaaaaaataatatgaaaaccCTTTGGAATTTACTACATGGATTTCTGCTAGATAGAccgttgtttttttcagggccgataccgattattagtagtcaaggagaccgataaccgatatttgaagctgaaagggggaaaaatattggtgtcaattttttcttaaatgccaaTCATGACTTTGTTGTGACATCTCAAAGTATTATtgcttattgaacaattttttcagacttttcaaaatgttgatttttttattattttttttatcttaggctatagttcatttaaaatttccacgcaattttttttttttcacggagCTCCCAAGTttatcagtatgtcttaaaatTTGAATGGAAATGTAAAGAAGTTAATACCATAGCTtgccccccccataaaaaaaaaacaaacaaccctgaaatcttaaactttcacattactttgttttaatgttcccagggtcagcagcatctccgataaagttaactgaaattttaaatatatagttccctgagattaaaatggttttggcTTCACCTTTTATCGCCcgtcaaattttgaaaaaaggcagataccgatattcgtcaaaatgcccaatatcggcacTGATAATTGGCCTGGTCTATTCCTAATTTCTGCATAAATTAGTCATAAAATGTGACGTGATCTTCATGTTCTACTTGACAATCATGTAAACATCTGCAATGCACAGTAGGAGAGTACGTGAAACCCCGGCCCGGGCTATTGAGTTTAATTATCCAGTAGCCAATCTAGAGTCTAGTATTTATGTGATGAAATTGGAGGTGTTGGTCAAAGTTGCTTTACtgctgtatgtatgtatatatatatatataaataaaacagcagTTTTGAGGTTTCCATTCTCAAGAAACATTACCTCTTGCATAAAAGAGATCTCAGTAAACCTATAATTAGCCATTATTATTAACTTGCATAAAGAAAAGTATCTATAAAAACCTTGATGGTAACAGTCTATAAATGGAGACATTTCTACAACTGATTATTTGTTGACCCAAAGTTGTTGGTATGGTAAaggacaaataataataataataataataataataataataataataataataataataataattactagaCTTGTGTTCTGTTACCTGATCATAGTTGTCCTGGCCATGAAAAAATGGCTCCTTCAAAAAGATCATGCTTGCCAGCATGCACCCAAGACTCCACATGTCTAAACTATAGTCATACATCTGGGAAATAGGAATAAATGACACATCGGTTTGggagaaaatacacaaacatcaCCACTTGAGCTagcatttgatttaaaaaaacaaaacaaacagttttTGTAATCCCTAAAAGCATGTACCATACCTTGTAATCCACTAGCAGCTCTGGGCCTTTGAAATAGCGGGAGGCCACCCTGACGTTGTATTCCTGAGCAGGATGGTAAAAATCTGCCAAACCCCAATCTATAAGGCGCAGCTGTGGCGTAAACACcaaaaatgtaatgtatgtaACCACAGATGGGTAAACTGATCGTAAAGGTGAACAGTTTACAAGGACCCCAAAACAGGGAATTATTAGAAGTTAACATGGGAAAGCCTCCATGTCCTGGTTGCTTAGTAACCAACAAGTTAACAATCCTACGAGTACATACAGCCTAAGGGATTGATACAATAGATTCTAATAAAAGTCAGCTGCAGTGAAGACACTCAGCTCTGCACATACATGTGTCACACATTAAAAGTGAGTGCCCaagaaacccaaaagacaaattgtttacCAGACTGTTTCGTACATCTCGCCTAACtgctgaaaattccacaacattATCAAGTATGCAAGATGAAGATATTGCATTCTTGACGAATGGAAGTGTCAATGACTATATTGATAACAAGGAGTAAAGGAACATAACACACGCACCTTTCTCAGCTGGTGGTCGATCATCACATTGTGAGGCTTTACGTCTCTGTGTATGATGCCCATGCTGTGAGAGTAGTCTAGAGCCTTGGACACACAGGACACATACATGCAGTCATAAAATATACCTTTGATGTTGACATTTCTTTCTTCAATCACAGCGTTATTGGCAACTGGTCAAGACTACATGTAAGCCAGTTCACCACCTATGTGCATAACACGtgtattgttaattttttaaacatttttatgttttagtttttttactaAGCCACACCATGGAGCAGAGGACAATCTTATCTTCTCACGGAATCAAGAACCCATAGTCAGACACAAAATATGTAATAACTTACTTTTGTATTGGTTGTTCCACATAATtaagtaattacatttttatgcaTAATGAAGAAAAGAAGCATCTTTCTGTTGAATGCGAGGAAAAGACTAATGccttgtaaaatgaaaaaagcacTGGACAATTCAAGACATTTATCGTGCTGTTTaatcatttgtgtgtgaatcGAATGTTTTTGTTCCAATTAAGgcgttttaaaggggaagtcaaccccaattttttttcttgacaatatgttctatgcaggttaatattgtcttttttttcctttctttttttctggagatattatataatattgtcttaatggaatatgagttaagcagcaaaactcaatatcagaaggcagccattttgccacacgAAATTacatcagtgttgctcaggtGACAGGtcgcaggtaacgaccaatcagagctcagcttcagaaaacaggtgagctgtgattggtcgttgcctgagtcttgagcaactgtgacgtcatcttcagtcgacaagtggcaaaatggctgcctttgagatggataaaaatggatgcattaatattaatcagaatgtcatgttagtgaggtcacatataacatattattgtcaagaagtgttaaggttgacttccccttttaaggAAAATGTTTGTCAAGCAAATGTGCCATCTTCAGGGCAGCAGTTAAAAAGCCGCATGAACAACAAGAGAGAA
This portion of the Vanacampus margaritifer isolate UIUO_Vmar chromosome 4, RoL_Vmar_1.0, whole genome shotgun sequence genome encodes:
- the LOC144050126 gene encoding casein kinase II subunit alpha'-like, with the protein product MPGSSPASSKARVYTDVNTWKNRDYWNYDTHVSNWSNQDNYQLVRKLGRGKYSEVFEAINVSSSEKVVVKILKPVKWKKIKREIKILENLRGGINIIRLVDTVKDPVSKTPALVFECINNTDFKELYQKLTDYDIRYYMYELLRALDYSHSMGIIHRDVKPHNVMIDHQLRKLRLIDWGLADFYHPAQEYNVRVASRYFKGPELLVDYKMYDYSLDMWSLGCMLASMIFLKEPFFHGQDNYDQLVRIAKVLGTDELFGYLHKYHIELDTHFKDLLGQQTRKPWEQFIQSENQHLVSPEALDLLDKLLRYDHQQRLTALEAMKHPYFYPVVKQSNTNSNRVCTKTISTSIASR